The proteins below come from a single Stomoxys calcitrans chromosome 1, idStoCalc2.1, whole genome shotgun sequence genomic window:
- the LOC106096170 gene encoding COP9 signalosome complex subunit 1b: protein MPQMPLPPLAQNAIEPMQVDAPIEDNDNNEEQHLIVENPTLDLEVYANSYVGLARLYRLIFVADVCPSLRLEALKMAINYVMTTYNVTMYQVLHKKLNDLYVSANGAGAGNSNVQGGAAGGLPDIAAQPTLAAQADLPVFDQSWVESKSKKAALKLEKLDSDLKNFKSSSIKESIRRGHDDLGDHYLSCGDLSNALKCYSRARDYCTSGKDVVNMCLNVIKVSLYLQNWSHVLSYVSKAESTPDFSECSKDANQAVLTRLKCAAGLAELQTKKYKLAAKFFLQASFDHCDFPEMISPNNVAMYGGLCALATFDRQELQKNVISSSSFKLFLELEPQLRDIVFKFYESKYASCLTLLDEIRDNLLLDIYIAPHVNTLYTKIRNRALIQYFSPYLSADMRKMATAFNRTVEALENEVMQLILEGQIQARIDSHNKILYAKETDQRSSTFERAIIMGKEYQRRTRMLVLRAALLKSNIHVKSIPRDSNHVTDLCAAGSSTPNTARI from the exons ATGCCTCAAATGCCGTTGCCTCCTTTGGCACAG AATGCTATTGAGCCTATGCAGGTCGATGCTCCAATTGAAGACAACGACAACAATGAAGAGCAGCATTTGATTGTGGAGAATCCCACATTGGATTTAGAGGTCTATGCCAATTCATATGTGGGCCTGGCCCGTCTGTATCGGCTGATTTTTGTGGCCGATGTCTGTCCCTCGTTGAGATTAGAAGCATTGAAAATGGCTATTAACTATGTAATGACCACATATAATGTGACCATGTATCAGGTACTGCATAAGAAGTTGAATGATCTATACGTCAGCGCCAATGGAGCAGGAGCTGGCAATTCTAATGTTCAGGGAGGAGCAGCAGGTGGTCTTCCCGATATAGCAGCCCAGCCCACTTTGGCCGCCCAAGCAGATTTGCCGGTTTTCGATCAGAGTTGGGTCGAAAGTAAGAGCAAGAAGGCAGCCCTTAAATTAGAAAAGCTAGACTCTGATCTCAAGAACTTCAAGTCGAGTTCCATTAAAGAGAGTATACGTCGCGGTCACGATGATCTTGGAGATCACTACCTTAGTTGTGGCGATTTGTCGAATGCCCTAAAGTGCTACTCGAGAGCTCGGGACTATTGTACCAGTGGCAAGGACGTGGTTAACATGTGTTTAAATGTAATCAAGGTATCGCTTTATTTGCAAAACTGGTCGCATGTTCTTAGCTATGTCTCCAAGGCTGAGAGTACACCTGACTTTAGCGAATGTTCAAAAGATGCAAATCAG GCAGTTTTGACTCGCTTGAAGTGCGCTGCCGGTTTGGCTGAGCTGCAAACCAAAAAATACAAGTTAGCTGCAAAGTTCTTTCTTCAGGCAAGCTTTGACCACTGCGACTTTCCCGAAATGATATCACCAAATAATGTGGCCATGTATGGAGGGCTTTGTGCCCTCGCCACATTTGATCGGCAAGAACTACAGAAGAACGTAATATCGTCGAGCTCCTTTAAATTGTTTCTTGAACTGGAGCCACAGCTCAGAGACATTGTCTTTAAATTCTATGAATCGAAATATGCATCGTGTCTAACACTGCTTGATGAAATTCGTGACAATCTATTGCTGGACATATACATAGCGCCCCATGTCAATACTCTGTATACAAAAATACGTAACCGTGCTCTGATTCAATATTTTAGTCCCTATCTGTCGGCGGATATGCGCAAAATGGCAACTGCCTTTAATCGAACTGTGGAAGCTCTAGAGAATGAGGTAATGCAATTGATATTGGAAGGCCAAATCCAGGCTCGAATTGATTCGCACAATAAAATACTTTACGCCAAGGAGACTGATCAACGCAGTAGCACATTTGAACGAGCCATAATTATGGGCAAAGAGTATCAACGACGTACTCGCATGCTGGTATTAAGAGCAGCTCTTCTGAAAAGCAATATCCACGTCAAG aGTATTCCACGTGACTCAAATCATGTCACCGATTTGTGTGCTGCCGGTTCTAGTACGCCCAATACGGCCcgaatttaa
- the LOC106096171 gene encoding corepressor interacting with RBPJ 1, translated as MGKGFNNYMCKKFFHPASRDNLKRVWMAEQQAEAYKKKQEELRTQYEKEQNLHENKAMISKESKDRLSVNFMYEPPPGVRKEREKDDNEPEYKFEWQRKYNAPRESYCKGDTEIRDQPFGIQVRNVRCIKCHKWGHINTDKECTMYSISMSEARKLHSEAEAADIMTKSVLEEQMKSDGLMMKRSAMELQNTNKQRHALVPSDPEEDDEKANGRDLNPEKTFLKSLSKEQKLKLLKKLEKIEKLKQSKDRKGKIQKKGKKSKKKYEEKKEGSKKKKSKKRESSSSEDSSSSSSSDSEQERKSRSTRKESRPDEARRDRERDRRSRSGETKRHRIDDHRDRRRSRSHSNERDNYRYRR; from the exons atgGGCAAAGGATTCAACAATTACATGTGCAAAAAATTCTTCCATCCTGCCTCAAGGGATAATTTAAAGCGG GTATGGATGGCAGAACAACAAGCTGAAGCTTATAAGAAAAAGCAGGAAGAACTTAGGACACAGTATGAgaaagagcaaaatttgcatgaaaacaAGGCCATGATTAGCAAGGAGAGCAAAGATAGGCTAAGTGTTAATTTCATGTATGAGCCACCGCCAGGAGTTCGTAAGGAACGCGAGAAGGATGACAATGAGCCAGAATACAAATTCGAATGGCAGCGCAAATATAATGCACCTCGTGAGTCCTATTGCAAAGGAGACACTGAGATACGTGATCAGCCCTTTGGTATTCAAGTTCGAAACGTGCGATGCATAAAATGCCATAAATGGGGTCACATAAACACCGACAAGGAATGCACAATGTACAGCATATCCATGAGTGAGGCAAGAAAATTACATTCGGAAGCCGAAGCAGCGGATATAATGACTAAATCTGTGCTGGAGGAGCAAATGAAGAGTGATGGCCTGATGATGAAGCGATCCGCAATGGAGTTGCAAAATACGAATAAACAAAGGCACGCTCTGGTGCCCAGTGATCCTGAAGAGGACGACGAAAAAGCTAATGGAAGAGACCTGAATCCTGAGAAGACGTTTCTGAAATCGTTAAGCAAAGAGCAAAAACtgaaactattaaaaaaattggaaaaaattgaaaaacttaagCAAAGTAAAGATAGGAAGGGGAAAATCCAGAAGAAAGGCAAAAAGTCGAAGAAAAAATACGAAGAGAAGAAAGAGGGGAGTaagaagaaaaaatcaaaaaagaggGAGTCTTCATCATCGGAAGATTCCTCATCTTCCTCCTCGTCCGATTCGGAGCAGGAAAGAAAGAGTAGGTCCACTCGCAAGGAATCTCGGCCAGATGAGGCCCGAAGAGATAGAGAGCGAGATAGGAGATCGCGTTCCGGAGAAACAAAGAGGCACCGGATAGATGACCACCGTGATCGCAGGCGAAGCAGGTCccattcaaatgaaagggacAACTATCGCTATAGACGTTAG